A part of Thermus sp. LT1-2-5 genomic DNA contains:
- the rpsO gene encoding 30S ribosomal protein S15, protein MPITKEEKQKVIEEFARFPGDTGSTEVQVALLTLRINRLSEHLQLHKHDHHSHRGLLMLVGQRRRLLRYLEREDPERYRALVEKLGLRK, encoded by the coding sequence ATGCCCATCACCAAGGAAGAGAAGCAAAAGGTCATCGAGGAGTTCGCCCGCTTCCCCGGGGACACGGGGAGCACCGAGGTGCAGGTGGCGTTGCTCACCTTGCGCATCAACAGGCTTTCCGAACACCTCCAGCTACACAAGCACGACCACCACTCCCACCGGGGCCTCCTCATGCTGGTGGGCCAGCGCCGGAGGCTTCTGCGCTACCTAGAGCGGGAAGACCCTGAGCGCTACCGCGCCCTGGTTGAGAAGCTGGGCTTGAGGAAGTAA
- a CDS encoding cation-transporting P-type ATPase: MRGLSSEEARRRLREFGPNALPEKPEEPLWRKFLRQFQSPLIYILLLALVIDLVLWLSEGAHGVPVESLSILAILLLNAGLGTFQEKRSEEALKRLKALAEPMVYALRDGRFVRLLSRELVPGDVVRLEAGDRVPADGVLLEGSGVLVDESVLTGESVPVEKEVGEEVFAGTLLVRGRALVEVTRTGLKSAMGRIAALLAEMEEEKTPLERRLHALGNRVARWVLLLALALLLLGFWVEGFSAKVVLFAVALAVAAVPEGLPAILTLALSLGVERMARRKAVVRRLAAVEALGSVTVIATDKTGTLTENRMEVERVVGPDPQGALLAMVLCNDADLATGVGDPLELGLLRYAKEAGLDVERLRQEHPRLSERPFDSAWKYMRVTTPGGSFLKGAPEALIPRLALPEEEKRRLLQEAETHAAKGYRVLAFAFGDGEREDNLRFLGFGLLLDPPRPEVPEAMRRVLEAGVRVVMVTGDHPATAVAIARRIGLSVETVATGEDLEALTDEELLEVDVFARVKPEQKLRIVEALQKAGEVVAMTGDGVNDAPALKRADVGVAMGQRGSEVSREVADLILLDDNFATLVAAVEEGRSIYENIQKFLRFLFSTNLSEILMVAVGMVLAAFLGLRDAAGHLILPLTAVQILWINLVTDGLPALALALDQNPGVLKRPPRPKESPLLDGPSLRFVLLTGGVKAGLALGLLALLPLWVGVEAARSATFHFMAAGQLFFAYAARHTELVPLPNPYLHGAVVLGILVQVALGNLAPGLVEAVPLAPWLWGLVLALALLAWGLAEAVDRLVWRKEVRR; encoded by the coding sequence ATGCGAGGGCTTTCCAGTGAGGAGGCGAGGCGCCGTTTAAGGGAGTTTGGGCCCAATGCCCTGCCGGAAAAGCCGGAAGAGCCCCTTTGGCGAAAGTTCCTGCGCCAGTTCCAAAGCCCTCTTATCTACATCCTCCTTCTGGCCTTGGTTATCGACCTAGTCCTTTGGCTTTCCGAGGGGGCCCATGGGGTTCCCGTGGAGTCCTTGAGCATCCTGGCCATCCTCCTCCTGAACGCCGGGCTTGGCACCTTTCAGGAAAAGCGATCGGAGGAGGCCCTCAAGCGGCTTAAAGCCCTGGCGGAGCCCATGGTCTACGCCCTCCGCGATGGCCGCTTTGTGCGCCTGCTGAGCCGGGAACTGGTCCCTGGGGATGTGGTGCGCCTCGAGGCGGGGGACCGGGTGCCCGCCGACGGCGTCTTGCTAGAAGGAAGCGGGGTTTTGGTGGACGAAAGCGTCCTCACCGGGGAAAGCGTGCCCGTGGAAAAGGAGGTGGGGGAGGAGGTCTTCGCCGGGACGCTTTTGGTGCGGGGACGGGCCCTGGTGGAGGTAACCCGCACCGGGCTCAAAAGCGCCATGGGGCGTATCGCCGCCCTTCTTGCCGAGATGGAGGAGGAAAAAACCCCTTTAGAGCGCCGCCTCCACGCCCTCGGAAACCGGGTGGCCCGCTGGGTGCTCCTTCTGGCCTTGGCCCTCCTCCTCTTGGGGTTTTGGGTGGAGGGGTTTTCCGCCAAGGTGGTTCTTTTTGCCGTGGCCTTGGCGGTGGCCGCCGTGCCTGAGGGTCTTCCCGCCATCCTCACCCTGGCCTTGAGCCTGGGGGTGGAGCGCATGGCGCGCCGCAAGGCGGTGGTGCGGCGGCTCGCTGCGGTGGAGGCCTTGGGAAGCGTGACGGTCATCGCCACGGACAAAACCGGCACCCTCACGGAAAACCGCATGGAGGTGGAGCGCGTGGTGGGGCCGGACCCGCAAGGGGCGCTGCTGGCCATGGTCCTCTGCAACGACGCCGATCTCGCCACGGGGGTCGGGGACCCCTTGGAGCTCGGCCTCCTCCGCTACGCAAAGGAGGCGGGCCTGGACGTGGAGAGGCTTAGGCAGGAGCACCCCCGCCTTTCCGAGCGCCCCTTTGACAGCGCTTGGAAGTACATGCGGGTGACCACGCCCGGGGGAAGCTTCCTCAAGGGGGCCCCGGAGGCCCTTATCCCAAGGCTTGCCCTTCCCGAAGAGGAGAAGCGCCGCCTCTTGCAGGAGGCGGAAACCCACGCCGCCAAGGGATATCGGGTCTTAGCCTTCGCCTTCGGGGATGGGGAGAGGGAGGACAACCTCCGCTTCCTTGGGTTCGGCTTGCTCCTGGACCCGCCCCGGCCCGAGGTGCCGGAGGCCATGCGCCGCGTCCTGGAAGCGGGGGTGCGGGTGGTGATGGTGACAGGGGACCACCCCGCCACCGCCGTGGCCATCGCAAGGCGCATCGGCCTTTCCGTGGAAACGGTGGCCACGGGGGAAGACCTGGAGGCCTTGACCGATGAGGAGCTTTTAGAGGTGGATGTCTTCGCCCGGGTCAAACCGGAGCAGAAGCTTCGGATTGTGGAGGCACTGCAAAAGGCGGGGGAGGTGGTGGCCATGACCGGGGACGGGGTGAACGACGCCCCGGCCTTGAAGCGGGCGGACGTGGGGGTGGCCATGGGGCAGCGGGGCTCGGAGGTGAGCCGGGAAGTGGCGGACCTGATCCTCCTGGACGACAACTTCGCCACCCTGGTGGCCGCGGTTGAGGAGGGGCGGAGCATCTACGAGAACATCCAGAAGTTCCTCCGCTTCCTCTTCTCCACCAACCTTTCGGAAATCCTGATGGTGGCGGTGGGCATGGTTCTCGCCGCCTTTCTGGGCCTGAGGGATGCCGCTGGACACCTTATTTTGCCCCTCACGGCGGTACAGATCCTCTGGATCAACCTGGTGACGGACGGCCTCCCCGCCTTGGCCCTGGCCTTGGACCAAAACCCTGGGGTGCTCAAGCGCCCGCCTCGGCCCAAGGAAAGCCCTCTCCTGGATGGGCCCTCCTTGCGCTTCGTCCTCCTCACAGGAGGGGTGAAGGCGGGGCTTGCCCTTGGCCTTCTCGCCCTCCTTCCCCTATGGGTGGGGGTGGAGGCGGCGCGGAGCGCCACCTTTCACTTCATGGCCGCAGGGCAACTCTTCTTCGCCTACGCTGCCCGGCACACCGAGCTTGTTCCCCTTCCCAATCCCTACCTGCACGGGGCCGTGGTCCTGGGTATTTTGGTCCAGGTTGCCTTGGGTAACCTGGCGCCGGGGCTAGTGGAGGCGGTGCCCCTTGCCCCCTGGCTTTGGGGCTTGGTACTCGCCCTGGCCCTTTTGGCCTGGGGTTTGGCGGAGGCGGTGGACCGGCTAGTGTGGCGGAAGGAGGTGCGGCGGTGA
- a CDS encoding ribonuclease J, with protein METQERKPRRRRKKRPQEAPLAASGTQDAVEIIPLGGMGEIGKNITAFRFRDEIFVLDGGLAFPDEGMPGVDLLIPRVDYLVENRHRIKAWVLTHGHEDHIGGLPFLLPMVFGKESPVPIYGAKLTLGLLKGKLEEFGLRPGAFNLKEIFPDDRIQVGRYFTLDLFRMTHSIPDNSGVVIRTPIGTIVHTGDFKLDATPIDGKVSHLAKVAQAGAEGVLLLIADATNAERPGYTPSEMEIAKELDRVIGRAPGRVFVTTFASHIHRIQSVIWAAEKYGRKVAMEGRSMLKFSRIALELGYLKVKDRLYTLEEVKDLPDHQVLILATGSQGQPMSVLHRLAFEGHAKMAIKPGDTVILSSSPIPGNEEAVNRVINRLYALGAYVLYPPTYKVHASGHASQEELKLILNLTTPRFFLPWHGEVRHQVNFKWLAEGMSRPPEKTLIGENGAVYRLTRDTFEKTGEVPHGVLYVDGLGVGDITEEILADRRHMAEEGLVVITALAGEDPVVEVVSRGFVKAGERLLGEVRRMALEALQNGVREKKPLERIRDDIYYPVKKFLKKATGRDPVILPVVIEG; from the coding sequence ATGGAAACGCAAGAACGCAAGCCCAGGAGAAGGCGCAAAAAGCGGCCGCAGGAAGCCCCCCTGGCCGCAAGCGGCACCCAAGATGCCGTGGAAATCATCCCCTTAGGGGGCATGGGGGAGATCGGCAAAAACATCACCGCCTTTCGCTTCCGCGACGAAATCTTCGTTCTGGATGGGGGCCTAGCCTTCCCCGACGAAGGGATGCCCGGGGTGGACCTCCTGATCCCCCGGGTGGACTACCTGGTGGAAAACCGCCACCGCATCAAGGCCTGGGTCCTCACCCACGGCCACGAGGACCACATCGGGGGCCTTCCCTTCCTCCTGCCCATGGTCTTCGGCAAGGAAAGCCCCGTGCCCATCTACGGGGCCAAGCTCACCCTGGGCCTTTTGAAGGGTAAGCTGGAGGAGTTTGGCCTAAGGCCTGGGGCCTTCAACCTGAAGGAGATCTTTCCCGACGACCGCATCCAGGTGGGGCGGTACTTCACCCTGGACCTCTTCCGCATGACCCACTCCATCCCCGACAACTCCGGGGTGGTGATCCGTACCCCCATCGGCACCATCGTCCACACCGGGGACTTCAAGCTGGACGCCACGCCCATCGACGGCAAGGTCTCCCACCTGGCCAAGGTGGCCCAGGCGGGGGCGGAAGGGGTTTTGCTCCTCATCGCCGACGCCACCAACGCCGAGCGGCCCGGCTACACCCCCAGCGAGATGGAGATCGCCAAGGAGCTGGACCGGGTCATCGGCCGCGCCCCGGGGCGGGTCTTCGTCACCACCTTCGCCAGCCACATCCACCGCATCCAGTCGGTGATCTGGGCGGCGGAGAAGTACGGGCGCAAGGTGGCCATGGAAGGGCGGAGCATGCTGAAGTTCAGCCGCATCGCCCTGGAGCTGGGGTACCTGAAGGTAAAGGACCGCCTCTACACCCTCGAGGAGGTCAAGGACCTCCCCGACCACCAAGTCCTCATCCTGGCCACGGGGAGCCAGGGCCAGCCCATGTCCGTCCTCCACCGCCTGGCCTTCGAAGGCCACGCCAAGATGGCCATCAAGCCCGGGGACACGGTAATCCTCTCCTCTAGCCCCATCCCCGGCAACGAGGAGGCGGTGAACCGGGTCATCAACCGCCTGTACGCCCTGGGGGCGTACGTCCTTTACCCCCCCACCTACAAGGTCCACGCCTCGGGCCACGCCTCCCAGGAGGAACTAAAGCTCATCCTCAACCTCACCACCCCCCGCTTCTTCCTCCCCTGGCACGGGGAGGTGCGCCACCAGGTGAACTTCAAGTGGCTGGCGGAGGGGATGAGCCGCCCACCCGAGAAGACCCTAATCGGGGAAAACGGGGCCGTTTACCGCCTCACCCGGGACACCTTTGAGAAGACGGGGGAGGTGCCCCACGGGGTGCTTTACGTGGATGGCCTGGGCGTGGGGGACATCACCGAGGAGATCCTAGCGGACCGGCGCCACATGGCGGAGGAAGGCTTGGTGGTCATCACCGCCCTGGCGGGGGAGGACCCTGTGGTGGAGGTGGTGTCCCGGGGCTTCGTGAAGGCCGGGGAAAGGCTACTTGGGGAGGTGCGGCGCATGGCCCTGGAGGCCTTGCAAAACGGGGTGCGGGAGAAAAAGCCCCTGGAGCGCATCCGGGACGATATCTACTACCCGGTGAAAAAGTTCCTGAAAAAGGCCACGGGCCGCGACCCCGTGATCCTGCCCGTGGTGATTGAGGGGTAG
- a CDS encoding universal stress protein, whose protein sequence is MYQRLLLPTDGSEAAEVGLKEGLRLAAALKAKVTLLHAVEPLGPKLLLGPETLPYYQALLEDLRQLGLKALDQGTRLAEELGVPFEAHLLEGRAAEVILREAERHDLIVMGSHGRTGLDSLLLGSVTLEVVRKSPKPVLVVPYRRA, encoded by the coding sequence ATGTACCAACGCCTCTTGTTGCCCACGGACGGGAGCGAGGCGGCGGAGGTTGGCCTTAAGGAAGGCCTCCGCCTAGCCGCGGCCCTAAAGGCCAAGGTGACCCTCCTTCACGCCGTGGAACCCTTAGGGCCCAAGCTCCTTTTAGGCCCGGAAACCCTTCCCTACTACCAGGCCCTCCTGGAGGACCTCCGCCAGCTGGGGCTTAAGGCCCTGGACCAGGGAACCCGCCTAGCGGAGGAGCTAGGGGTACCCTTTGAGGCCCATCTCCTCGAGGGCCGGGCGGCGGAGGTGATCCTGCGGGAGGCGGAACGCCACGACCTCATCGTCATGGGAAGCCACGGGCGCACGGGGCTGGACAGCCTTCTCCTTGGGAGCGTGACCCTCGAGGTGGTACGCAAAAGCCCAAAACCCGTCCTGGTGGTGCCCTACCGCAGGGCGTAA
- the pnp gene encoding polyribonucleotide nucleotidyltransferase, producing MPDATPNTPQAFRYETQVAGRPLVLETGKYAKQVSGSVLARYGDTVVLATAQASEEPIQADFLPLTVEFEERHYAVGKIPGSFMRREGRPGEKAILSARMTDRPIRPLFPKGFRHEVQVILTVLSADQKNPPDILGPIAASAALMLSDIPWEGPIAAVRVGLIGGQFVLNPTLQEMEESQLDLVVAGSREAILMVEAGAKEVDEETLVQALEFAHREMQPILELQERMARELGKPKMAWTPPETLSEEEKEALYRLALERGLSQVLQTASKGERSRALEAFAESLIAEALPRLEDGTLDEGKKPLYESAFDEVVRRELRRLVLEEGKRADGRGPKDLRPIWVEVDVLPRAHGSAVFTRGETQVLGTVTLGTGRDEQIIDDLGIDETDPFLVHYNFPPYSTGEVKRLRGVSRREVGHGNLAKRALRAVLPPQESFPYTIRVVGDVLESNGSSSMATVCAGCLALMDAGVPIQKPVAGVAMGLVWEGDRAVILTDILGLEDALGDMDFKVAGTKDGITALQMDNKVGGLPREVLKEALLQAKEARLKILAIMESVLPAPRPELKPFAPRILTLKVPVEKIGLVIGPGGKNVRALEELGVEVDIEEDGTVRIYSADLEAAEKAKKRIEDLTREAKVGEVYEGTVTKITPFGAFISLFPGTEGLLHISQIAPGRVERVEDHLKVGDVIKVKVHRIDERGKIDLIRPELEGKIPPRRRG from the coding sequence ATGCCAGACGCCACACCCAACACACCCCAAGCCTTCCGTTACGAAACCCAGGTGGCGGGGCGCCCCCTGGTCCTGGAAACGGGCAAATACGCCAAGCAGGTTTCCGGCTCCGTCTTGGCGCGTTACGGGGACACCGTGGTCCTCGCCACGGCCCAAGCCTCGGAGGAGCCCATCCAGGCGGACTTCCTTCCCCTCACCGTGGAGTTCGAAGAGCGCCACTACGCCGTGGGTAAGATCCCGGGGAGCTTCATGCGCCGGGAAGGGCGCCCGGGGGAGAAGGCCATCCTTTCCGCCCGCATGACGGACCGCCCCATCCGGCCCCTCTTCCCCAAGGGCTTCCGCCACGAGGTACAGGTCATCCTCACGGTGCTCTCCGCAGACCAGAAGAACCCTCCCGACATCCTGGGGCCCATTGCGGCCAGCGCCGCCCTTATGCTTTCCGACATCCCCTGGGAGGGCCCCATCGCCGCGGTGCGGGTGGGGCTCATCGGCGGGCAGTTCGTTCTAAACCCCACCCTCCAGGAGATGGAGGAAAGCCAGCTGGACCTGGTGGTGGCGGGGAGCCGGGAGGCCATCCTCATGGTGGAGGCTGGGGCCAAGGAGGTGGACGAGGAAACCCTGGTCCAAGCCCTGGAGTTCGCCCATAGGGAGATGCAGCCCATCCTGGAGCTCCAGGAGAGGATGGCGAGGGAGCTGGGCAAGCCCAAGATGGCCTGGACGCCCCCCGAAACCCTCTCTGAGGAGGAGAAGGAAGCCCTCTATCGCCTGGCCTTAGAACGGGGGCTTTCCCAGGTGCTCCAGACGGCCAGCAAAGGGGAAAGGAGCCGAGCCCTCGAGGCCTTTGCCGAAAGCCTCATCGCCGAGGCCCTGCCCCGGCTAGAGGACGGCACCCTGGACGAGGGCAAAAAGCCCCTCTACGAGAGCGCCTTTGACGAGGTGGTGCGGCGGGAGCTAAGGCGGCTGGTCTTGGAAGAGGGCAAGCGGGCCGATGGCCGCGGCCCCAAGGACCTAAGGCCCATCTGGGTGGAGGTGGACGTTCTGCCCCGAGCCCACGGCTCGGCGGTCTTCACCCGGGGCGAAACCCAGGTGTTGGGCACGGTGACCCTGGGTACGGGCCGGGACGAGCAGATCATCGACGACCTGGGGATTGACGAGACCGACCCCTTTTTGGTCCACTACAACTTCCCCCCCTACTCCACCGGGGAGGTGAAGCGGCTTCGCGGGGTTTCCCGGCGGGAGGTGGGCCACGGCAACCTGGCCAAGCGGGCCCTACGGGCGGTGCTCCCGCCCCAGGAAAGCTTCCCCTACACCATCCGGGTGGTGGGGGACGTGCTAGAGTCCAACGGCTCCAGCTCCATGGCCACGGTCTGCGCCGGCTGCTTGGCCCTCATGGACGCTGGGGTGCCCATCCAAAAGCCCGTGGCTGGGGTGGCCATGGGGCTGGTGTGGGAAGGCGACCGGGCGGTGATCCTCACGGACATCCTGGGCCTGGAGGACGCCCTCGGGGATATGGACTTCAAGGTGGCGGGCACCAAGGACGGCATCACCGCCTTGCAGATGGACAACAAGGTGGGGGGCCTGCCGCGGGAGGTCCTCAAGGAGGCCTTGCTCCAGGCCAAGGAGGCGCGGCTAAAGATCCTGGCCATCATGGAAAGTGTCCTACCCGCCCCGCGCCCCGAGCTCAAGCCCTTCGCCCCCCGGATCCTCACCCTCAAGGTGCCGGTGGAGAAAATTGGCCTGGTCATCGGCCCCGGCGGCAAAAACGTCCGGGCCTTGGAGGAGCTAGGCGTGGAGGTGGACATCGAAGAAGACGGGACGGTGCGCATCTACTCCGCGGACCTCGAGGCGGCGGAGAAGGCCAAGAAGCGCATAGAAGACCTCACCCGCGAGGCCAAGGTGGGGGAGGTCTACGAGGGCACCGTCACCAAGATCACCCCCTTCGGCGCCTTCATCAGCCTCTTCCCGGGCACGGAAGGCCTCCTCCACATCAGCCAGATCGCCCCGGGCCGGGTGGAGCGGGTGGAGGACCACCTCAAGGTGGGGGACGTGATCAAGGTCAAGGTCCACCGCATCGACGAGCGGGGCAAGATCGACCTAATCCGGCCCGAGTTGGAAGGCAAAATCCCCCCCAGGCGGCGCGGCTAG
- a CDS encoding cytochrome c oxidase subunit 2A → MEEKPIGALGVIVVLTFTILVFWLGVYVLFFARG, encoded by the coding sequence ATGGAGGAGAAACCGATAGGCGCTCTAGGAGTAATCGTAGTTCTCACCTTCACCATATTGGTTTTTTGGTTAGGGGTATACGTCCTCTTCTTCGCACGGGGGTAA
- the cbaB gene encoding ba3-type cytochrome C oxidase subunit II yields the protein MVDEHKAHKAILAYEKGWLAFSLVMLLVFIALIAYTLATHTAGAIPAGKLERVNPTTVRTEGPWADPAQAVVQTGPNQYTVYVLAFAFGYQPNPIEVPKGAEIIFKITSPDVIHGFHVEGTNINVEVLPGEVSTVRYTFKKAGEYRIICNQYCGLGHQNMFGKIVVKE from the coding sequence ATGGTAGACGAGCACAAGGCCCACAAAGCGATCCTCGCCTACGAAAAAGGCTGGCTGGCTTTCTCCTTGGTCATGCTTCTCGTCTTCATCGCCCTCATCGCCTATACCTTAGCCACGCACACCGCCGGGGCCATCCCCGCAGGAAAGCTGGAACGGGTGAACCCCACCACGGTGCGCACCGAAGGCCCCTGGGCTGACCCCGCCCAAGCGGTGGTCCAAACCGGCCCCAACCAGTACACCGTTTACGTCCTGGCCTTCGCCTTCGGTTACCAGCCCAATCCCATTGAAGTACCCAAGGGGGCCGAGATCATCTTCAAGATCACAAGCCCAGATGTGATCCACGGCTTCCACGTAGAGGGGACGAACATCAACGTGGAGGTGCTTCCCGGGGAAGTTTCCACCGTGCGCTACACCTTCAAGAAGGCTGGAGAGTACCGGATCATCTGCAACCAGTACTGCGGCCTCGGCCACCAGAACATGTTCGGAAAGATTGTAGTGAAGGAGTGA
- a CDS encoding b(o/a)3-type cytochrome-c oxidase subunit 1 — MAVLRGDTTRIYEAYPEKKATLYFLVLGFIAVIVGSLFGPFQALNYGNVDAYPLLKRLLPFVQSYYQGLTLHGVLNAIVFTQLFAQATMVYLPARELNLRPNMRLVWLSWWMAFLGLVVAALPLLANEATVLYTFYPPLKGHWAFYLGASVFVLSTWVSIYVVLDLWRRWKAQNPGKVTPLVTYMAVVFWLMWFLASIGLVLESVLFLLPWSFGLIQGVDPLVARTLFWWTGHPIVYFWLLPAYAIIYTILPKQAGGKLVSDPIARLVFLLFLLFSTPVGFHHQFADPGIDPTWKLIHSILTFFVAVPSLMTAFTIAASLEFAGRMRGGKGLFGWIKALPWDNPAFVAPVLGLLGFIPGGAGGIVNASYTLNYVVHNTVWIPGHFHLQVASLVTLTAMGSLWWLIPNLTGKPISDAQRRLGLAVVWLWFIGMMLMAVGLHWAGLLNVPRRAYIAQVPDAYPHAAIPMVFNILAGIVLLVALLLFIYGLFSVLLNRERRMELAEAPVPFAEVLSGPEDRRLVQAMDRIGFWFAVAVILVVLAYGPTLVQLFSNLNPVPGWRLW; from the coding sequence ATGGCGGTGCTTAGAGGAGATACTACCCGTATCTACGAAGCCTATCCGGAAAAGAAGGCCACCCTCTACTTCCTAGTCCTGGGCTTCATTGCCGTGATCGTGGGGAGCCTTTTCGGCCCCTTCCAGGCCTTGAACTACGGCAACGTGGACGCCTACCCGCTTCTTAAGCGCCTCTTGCCCTTCGTTCAGTCCTACTACCAGGGCCTGACCCTGCACGGAGTCCTAAACGCCATCGTCTTCACCCAGCTCTTCGCCCAGGCCACCATGGTCTACCTGCCGGCCCGGGAGCTAAACCTCCGGCCCAACATGCGCTTGGTGTGGCTTTCCTGGTGGATGGCCTTCCTTGGACTTGTAGTGGCGGCGCTTCCCCTTCTTGCCAACGAAGCCACGGTGCTCTACACCTTCTACCCTCCCCTTAAGGGCCACTGGGCCTTCTACCTGGGGGCAAGCGTCTTCGTCCTTTCCACTTGGGTGAGCATTTACGTGGTGCTGGACCTCTGGCGCCGTTGGAAGGCGCAAAACCCGGGTAAGGTGACCCCTCTGGTCACCTACATGGCCGTGGTCTTCTGGCTCATGTGGTTCCTGGCCTCCATTGGGCTGGTCCTCGAGTCGGTGCTCTTCCTCCTGCCCTGGTCCTTTGGCCTCATCCAAGGGGTGGACCCCCTGGTGGCCCGCACCCTCTTCTGGTGGACGGGCCACCCCATCGTCTACTTCTGGCTCCTGCCGGCCTACGCCATCATCTACACCATTCTCCCCAAGCAAGCGGGGGGCAAACTGGTTTCCGACCCCATAGCCCGCCTGGTCTTCCTCCTTTTCCTCCTCTTCTCCACCCCGGTGGGCTTCCACCACCAGTTCGCCGACCCCGGGATTGACCCCACCTGGAAGCTGATCCACTCCATCCTCACCTTCTTTGTGGCGGTGCCGAGCCTCATGACTGCCTTTACCATCGCTGCAAGCCTGGAGTTCGCCGGAAGGATGCGGGGCGGTAAGGGGCTTTTCGGCTGGATCAAGGCCCTTCCCTGGGACAACCCCGCCTTCGTAGCCCCCGTGCTGGGCCTTCTAGGCTTTATTCCCGGTGGTGCGGGCGGGATTGTGAACGCTAGCTACACCCTGAATTACGTAGTGCATAACACAGTCTGGATCCCTGGCCACTTCCACCTGCAGGTGGCGAGCTTGGTGACCCTCACCGCCATGGGCTCCTTGTGGTGGCTCATCCCCAACCTCACGGGCAAGCCCATCTCCGACGCCCAAAGGCGGCTTGGCCTGGCGGTGGTGTGGCTTTGGTTTATCGGGATGATGCTGATGGCCGTGGGCCTGCACTGGGCCGGACTTCTCAACGTGCCCCGCAGGGCCTACATCGCCCAGGTACCGGACGCATACCCCCACGCCGCCATACCCATGGTCTTCAACATCCTGGCGGGCATCGTGCTGCTGGTAGCGCTTCTTCTCTTCATCTACGGCCTCTTCAGTGTCCTCCTAAACAGGGAGCGGCGAATGGAGTTGGCTGAGGCGCCCGTGCCCTTCGCCGAGGTGCTCTCCGGCCCCGAGGATCGCCGGCTCGTCCAGGCCATGGACCGCATCGGCTTCTGGTTCGCCGTGGCGGTGATCCTGGTGGTTTTGGCCTACGGCCCCACCTTGGTGCAGCTCTTTAGCAACTTGAACCCTGTACCGGGCTGGCGACTCTGGTAA
- a CDS encoding MFS transporter, which yields MRLPSIVYLLGLVSFLMDVASEMVYPLLPLFLTSLGAGAGTLGLVEGVAEATASLFKVVGGRVSDRLGRRKPLLLLGYGLPALFRPLLALAQSPFHLLLYRFLDRTGKGLRTAPRDALLAESVPQEALGRAYGLHRGLDTLGATLGPLLAFFLLPHLGVRGVFWASAIPAGLAFLALLLVREAPGPRSLPALPPLRLKAMPLAYRRFLLIAGIFALALSSNAFLLLRLKDLGLSQEEVTLAYTAYNLLYALLSYPLGSLADRVGLRRVVALGFFLYALVYLGFAWAESPVWAVAFLLLYALYSAAFEGSSRAYLATLVPPKIKASAIGLYHTVVGVLLLPASALFGWLWHLYGAEVAFALGASLALLALLLFLLDGRRRGTYPG from the coding sequence ATGAGGCTCCCCAGCATCGTGTACCTCTTGGGCCTGGTCAGCTTCCTCATGGACGTGGCCAGCGAAATGGTCTATCCCCTTCTACCCCTCTTCCTTACCAGCCTGGGGGCCGGGGCGGGAACCTTGGGCCTGGTGGAAGGGGTGGCCGAGGCCACGGCCAGCCTTTTTAAGGTGGTGGGGGGAAGGGTCTCCGACCGCTTAGGCCGGCGCAAGCCCCTGCTCCTTCTCGGCTACGGCCTTCCCGCCCTCTTTCGCCCCCTTTTGGCCCTGGCGCAAAGCCCTTTTCACCTCCTTCTCTACCGCTTCTTGGACCGCACCGGGAAGGGCCTAAGGACCGCCCCCCGGGACGCCCTCCTGGCGGAGAGCGTGCCGCAGGAAGCCCTAGGCCGAGCCTACGGCCTCCACCGGGGGCTGGACACCTTAGGCGCCACCCTTGGCCCCCTCCTCGCCTTCTTCCTCCTGCCCCACCTGGGAGTGCGAGGAGTGTTCTGGGCCTCGGCCATTCCCGCAGGCCTGGCGTTTTTGGCCCTCCTCTTGGTGCGGGAGGCCCCTGGCCCAAGATCCCTGCCGGCCCTGCCGCCCCTTCGGCTTAAGGCCATGCCCCTCGCCTACCGCCGCTTCCTCCTCATTGCGGGCATCTTCGCCCTGGCGCTTTCCTCCAACGCCTTTCTCCTCCTCCGCCTTAAGGACCTGGGCCTTTCCCAAGAGGAAGTGACCCTGGCCTATACCGCCTACAACCTCCTCTACGCCCTCCTTTCTTACCCTTTGGGAAGCCTGGCGGACCGGGTGGGCCTAAGGCGGGTGGTGGCCCTGGGGTTTTTCCTGTACGCCCTGGTCTACCTGGGCTTCGCCTGGGCGGAAAGCCCCGTCTGGGCCGTGGCCTTTTTGCTCCTTTATGCCCTTTACTCCGCCGCCTTTGAAGGGAGTAGCCGGGCCTATTTAGCCACCTTGGTACCCCCAAAGATCAAGGCCAGCGCCATCGGGCTCTACCACACGGTGGTGGGCGTGCTTTTGCTTCCTGCCAGCGCCCTTTTCGGATGGCTTTGGCACCTCTATGGGGCCGAGGTGGCCTTTGCCCTGGGGGCCAGCCTGGCCCTTTTGGCCCTTCTCCTCTTCCTCCTTGACGGGAGAAGGCGGGGGACCTATCCTGGGTGA